The Drosophila biarmipes strain raj3 chromosome 4, RU_DBia_V1.1, whole genome shotgun sequence genome includes a window with the following:
- the LOC108024912 gene encoding uncharacterized protein LOC108024912 isoform X1: MPKTSQNFRIKVKKRYYSERGYKYEYKREIKINPRGQCIKNKTPKKNTYAVFYNHFFEPATLHTTYTDSFECKTNAKVMPRLMGSIFDSLLPQKMLSRLRHHVHFLFILLIAINQMSLSQSISLEELSSKDNITNLQEKSNRNDNFSNSTGSNMISGTSPIVQKDYLEKLNNFERSVAAVLIKVAYGTTSTTKRSIPETSYSLGPTTVATPFLTTQRYPSVHKQNGVSGRQKNYEIDLERDHALPTSAPNADILKSNNNPTYPNPNRHHSHDRDRHRNTVQYSTPIPSIPNLLKKSNGGQLPTIPMYPGDIPSYSPPSRAFFTPPLPPEYQNPFADKPTLRGTNNEGLIAINRRPIPPPSLMPSQDRIPIRPPDLGGNSNDAIVNPLADLSYANSGFDEKHSLDSSGAVPDVSTTDRKKALNTPARASGEDVLNEKANRVKGHGSLEPDANDPSKRQEVLPNIRRILGSNGKNSDIPAVLLKQVTQRPQINMRQPPSSPVVLIEKPLTNEEKTDADGSSMVSPNINQSKYHPGQLDYYDNSNQTIGTTPSAAAAIGEVSATSFSYATTNADQPGHTGKDTDAVKSLVPSLGDRDAVAASAAAASAHSTWTWAWNIHIYLSVVLFTILSVYSLYKLLTYNKLTHLFAQSYFVCIHLILILTCIMRIFFLCFDAYNVHGSFNIFSSELLLNLPSTFLTVAFSVLMLFLFLKSLNHKNNRYSALIRPLTVIVGCGVHVVLCITLHYVESYTLKNHHLYFQQQQQQQYFRRQHLHNQQGQLIATITPSAILPPPPRVLTLICQIIYIFICLSLGLLYLYLYRILKRILRSKSQNYIHGYQNLSYAIHITIATALLFVLLAALQIFGAICISSSRQNNIVDVDWLQWGYQFSLRLIEIAIITLISWVTGLKTSAGHDTLNAVNVDVRMVGSGVGPMGAYSPENGGSTNNAIREKNVGNGTGTHNSNMTNFFLPCTSSSSQEQFEGDYPAICNANTNLHTYTMRTGKLIYDDSYALNSIGPTPTGSSNSRPCEYQLQEPMYQRPYDTGSIGSAVNSQNGTDYGNKATQNYKQQHQMHFHEQPTYMSTDYMTDAASDHYENPNFNLRTANSTKAEQMQKEMYDNNGVGSTLGSGSTQHQVVLLKNDNCYSEPHEQENKRYEFNIFERPVFKDKSGHNIQSNSDCFEDRQKITNGRVCERKFAGNGTLERNFYENKHPERRSSNSKNSCSSSNGGGRYASYSSYERGFFNGVCKSGTLGSIAGGGITLSGAVPGRSLEVPSPPTGSQRIIANGAQTLGISDRDRAQYYQRVSGRTSNLRSLQDGTGTDSFTSVPVRQHQLKPLSYEHNSEDEEEEEEDDIISGSNVECTNLINNDNGSVIADDSAPSSISIIGKTSLYTSTAATKNLSNDPLLHANVNAQLNIQNTGKLRSELCTASSASVASASSNSCTTSSASDSMLVADQGFLRFRSIEDQNSAQNGNNLDGERAAISSLRLKSCSATVSGIDC, from the exons ATGCCTAAAACAAGCCAGAACTTTCGAATCAAGGTTAAAAAGCGATATTATTCAGAAAGAG GTTAcaaatatgaatataaaagggaaattaaaataaacccAAGGGGACAAtgcattaaaaacaaaacccccaaaaaaaaCACCTATGCAGTATTTTATAACCACTTTTTCGAACCAGCTACTTTACATACAACATACACTGAcagttttgaatgtaaaaccaACGCTAAGGTTATGCCCAGACTTATGGGATCCATATTCGACTCACTCTTGCCTCAAAAAATGCTTTCACGTCTACGCCATCATGtccactttttatttatattattgatTGCAATTAATCAAATGTCTTTGTCGCAGTCTATATCATTAGAAGAATTAAGTTCTAAGGACAATATAACAAATTTGCAAGAAAAGTCCAATAGAAATGataactttagtaacagcACTGGAAGTAACATGATTTCTGGAACGTCACCTATAGTTCAAAAGGATTATTTGGAAAAGTTAAATAACTTCGAGCGTAGTGTTGCAgctgtattaataaaagtcGCTTATGGGACAACATCTACAACAAAGCGAAGCATACCGGAAACTAGTTATTCCTTAGGTCCAACTACTGTTGCCACACCATTTCTGACGACACAAAG atATCCCTCCGTACATAAACAAAATGGAGTCAGTGGTCgtcaaaaaaattatgaaatagaCTTAGAGAGAGATCATGCATTGCCAACATCTGCCCCCAATGCTGATATactaaaaagtaataataatccGACTTACCCAAATCCAAACCGGCATCATTCGCATGATAGAGACCGCCACAGGAATACCGTTCAGTATTCCACTCCGATACCATCTA TCCCcaaccttttaaaaaaatcaaatggaGGACAACTACCAACAATACCAATGTACCCTGGTGATATTCCATCTTATTCTCCGCCGTCTCGAGCATTCTTTACACCGCCACTTCCGCCGGAGTATCAAAACCCTTTTGCTGACAAGCCTACCTTGCGTGGAACCAATAATGAGGGTCTAATTGCAATTAATAGGCGTCCGATCCCACCCCCTAGTTTGATGCCTAGTCAAGATCGGATCCCAATTCGACCACCAGATCTGGGTGGCAATAGTAACGATGCTATTGTCAATCCATTAGCGGATTTAAGTTACGCTAATTCTGGTTTTGATGAAAAGCACTCTCTTGATTCTAGTGGAGCTGTGCCTGATGTGTCCACAACAGATCGTAAAAAAGCTCTCAATACACCGGCACGTGCCAGCGGCGAAGACGTATTAAACGAAAAGGCAAACAGGGTAAAGGGACACGGCTCTCTTGAACCAGATGCCAATGATCCTAGTAAGAGACAAGAAGTTTTACCCAATATAAGACGTATTCTGGGATCAAATGGAAAGAACAGTGATATACCAGCTGTGTTGTTAAAGCAAGTTACTCAGCGACCCCAAATAAACATGCGCCAACCGCCGTCTTCGCCAGTTGTACTGATTGAAAAGCCTTTAACGAACGAGGAAAAAACAGATGCTGATGGATCCTCCATGGTTAGTCCTAATATTAATCAGAGCAAGTACCACCCTGGTCAGTTGGACTACTACGACAATTCTAATCAGACTATAGGAACCACACCATCAGCAGCTGCTGCTATTGGGGAAGTATCGGCCACCTCATTTTCTTACGCTACTACAAACGCGGACCAGCCAGGACATACAGGAAAAGATACTGACGCTGTTAAGAGTTTGGTTCCGAGCCTAGGCGATCGCGATGCTGTCGCTGcctcagctgctgctgcttcagcACACAGTACATGGACCTGGGCCTGGAATATTCACATCTATCTGTCAGTTGTTCTGTTTACCATTTTATCGGTATATTCGCTATACAAACTGCTGACCTATAACAAGCTTACACATTTGTTTGCACAGTCGTATTTTGTGTGCATCCATCTCATACTTATTTTGACCTGCATAAtgagaatattttttctttgttttgatGCATACAACGTTCATGGTTCCTTTAACATTTTTAGCTCAGAACTCTTGCTGAATCTACCTTCAACATTCTTAACAGTAGCTTTCTCTGTACTTATGTTGTTCCTCTTCCTTAAGTCTTTGAACCACAAAAACAATAGATATTCAGCTCTGATAAGGCCGCTGACGGTGATTGTGGGCTGCGGCGTTCACGTTGTGCTTTGCATTACATTGCACTACGTTGAATCCTATACCCTAAAAAATcatcatttatattttcagcaacagcagcaacagcaatattTTCGCAGGCAGCATCTTCATAATCAGCAAGGCCAACTTATTGCTACAATTACTCCTTCGGCTATTTTGCCTCCGCCTCCCCGAGTCTTGACCCTTATATGTCagataatttatatatttatatgtctAAGCTTGGGACTGCTTTATCTCTACTTGTATCGCATTTTAAAACGCATTCTTCGCAGCAAATCTCAAAACTATATACATGGCTATCAGAATTTATCCTATGCCATACACATTACGATTGCCACAGCTCTTCTGTTTGTACTACTGGCCGCCCTTCAAATATTCGGTGCCATATGTATTTCATCGTCTCGTCAAAATAATATAGTAGATGTCGACTGGCTTCAATGGGGATATCAGTTCTCTCTACGTCTTATAGAGATAGCGATAATTACTTTAATATCGTGGGTAACTGGGCTTAAAACCAGTGCCGGGCATGATACATTAAATGCTGTAAATGTGGATGTTCGAATGGTTGGTTCCGGAGTGGGACCTATGGGTGCGTATAGCCCGGAAAATGGCGGCTCAACTAACAATGCCATcagagaaaaaaatgttggaaACGGCACCGGCACTCACAACTCAAATATGACAAATTTTTTTCTGCCGTGCACGTCAAGCTCTAGTCAGGAGCAATTTGAAGGCGACTATCCAGCTATTTGCAATGCTAATACCAATCTTCATACATACACAATGCGCACAGGTAAACTAATATATGACGACAGCTATGCCCTGAATTCTATAGGGCCCACACCCACTGGATCTTCAAACAGTCGCCCCTGCGAATATCAACTGCAGGAGCCTATGTATCAGAGGCCTTATGATACGGGTTCAATTGGAAGTGCTGTAAATAGTCAGAACGGGACAGATTATGGAAATAAAGCTACTCAGAACTACAAGCAACAACATCAAATGCACTTTCACGAGCAGCCCACGTATATGAGTACAGACTACATGACGGATGCTGCATCAGACCATTACGAAAATCCGAATTTTAATTTGCGAACCGCTAACAGTACAAAAGCTGAACAAATGCAAAAAgaaatgtatgataataatgGAGTTGGTTCTACCTTAGGATCCGGATCTACACAGCACCAAGTGgtacttttgaaaaatgacAATTGCTATTCTGAACCACATGAGCAGGAAAACAAGAGGTATGAATTTAACATCTTTGAGCGTCCTGTGTTTAAAGACAAATCAGGTCACAACATACAGTCCAACAGTGACTGCTTTGAAGACCGTCAAAAGATAACGAATGGTCGAGTATGTGAAAGGAAATTTGCTGGTAATGGGACGCTGGAACGTAATTTTTACGAAAACAAGCATCCCGAGCGCCGCAGTTCTAACTCCAAAAATTCCTGCTCCTCATCAAATGGAGGAGGGCGATATGCAAGCTATAGTTCGTATGAGCGCGGATTTTTCAACGGCGTTTGTAAGAGTGGAACTTTAGGCAGTATTGCTGGTGGTGGAATAACATTGAGCGGAGCTGTTCCAGGTCGTAGTCTAGAAGTACCAAGTCCTCCTACTGGATCTCAACGAATAATAGCCAATGGAGCACAGACGTTAGGGATATCAGATAGAGACAGAGCCCAATATTATCAGAGAGTAAGTGGACGTACTTCCAATTTAAGATCATTGCAGGATGGTACTGGAACTGACAGTTTTACAAGTGTACCCGTAAGGCAGCATCAACTAAAACCGTTATCGTATGAGCATAATTCGGAAGATGAAGAAGAAGAGGAGGAAGACGATATAATATCAGGAAGCAATGTAGAGTGTACCAACTTGATAAACAACGATAATGGTTCTGTCATTGCCGATGACAGCGCTCCATCTTCTATTTCCATTATTGGCAAAACGTCATTATATaccagcacagcagcaactaAAAATTTGTCGAATGACCCGCTTTTACATGCAAATGTAAACGCACAACTGAATATTCAAAATACTGGAAAGCTTCGTTCTGAGTTGTGCACTGCCTCATCAGCTTCGGTTGCTTCTGCATCTTCGAACTCATGCACAACGTCCAGTGCTTCTGATAGTATGCTAGTAGCAGATCAAGGTTTTCTTCGATTTCGGTCCATAGAGGATCAAAATAGTGCACAAAATGGAAACAATTTAGATGGCGAAAGGGCTGCTATATCTTCCCTTCGTCTTAAAAGTTGCAGTGCGACTGTAAGTGGCATTGATTGCTAA
- the LOC108024912 gene encoding uncharacterized protein LOC108024912 isoform X2, with amino-acid sequence MLSLPQLLLLQHTVHGPGPGIFTSICQLFCLPFYRKSQNYIHGYQNLSYAIHITIATALLFVLLAALQIFGAICISSSRQNNIVDVDWLQWGYQFSLRLIEIAIITLISWVTGLKTSAGHDTLNAVNVDVRMVGSGVGPMGAYSPENGGSTNNAIREKNVGNGTGTHNSNMTNFFLPCTSSSSQEQFEGDYPAICNANTNLHTYTMRTGKLIYDDSYALNSIGPTPTGSSNSRPCEYQLQEPMYQRPYDTGSIGSAVNSQNGTDYGNKATQNYKQQHQMHFHEQPTYMSTDYMTDAASDHYENPNFNLRTANSTKAEQMQKEMYDNNGVGSTLGSGSTQHQVVLLKNDNCYSEPHEQENKRYEFNIFERPVFKDKSGHNIQSNSDCFEDRQKITNGRVCERKFAGNGTLERNFYENKHPERRSSNSKNSCSSSNGGGRYASYSSYERGFFNGVCKSGTLGSIAGGGITLSGAVPGRSLEVPSPPTGSQRIIANGAQTLGISDRDRAQYYQRVSGRTSNLRSLQDGTGTDSFTSVPVRQHQLKPLSYEHNSEDEEEEEEDDIISGSNVECTNLINNDNGSVIADDSAPSSISIIGKTSLYTSTAATKNLSNDPLLHANVNAQLNIQNTGKLRSELCTASSASVASASSNSCTTSSASDSMLVADQGFLRFRSIEDQNSAQNGNNLDGERAAISSLRLKSCSATVSGIDC; translated from the exons ATGCTGTCGCTGcctcagctgctgctgcttcagcACACAGTACATGGACCTGGGCCTGGAATATTCACATCTATCTGTCAGTTGTTCTGTTTACCATTTTATCG CAAATCTCAAAACTATATACATGGCTATCAGAATTTATCCTATGCCATACACATTACGATTGCCACAGCTCTTCTGTTTGTACTACTGGCCGCCCTTCAAATATTCGGTGCCATATGTATTTCATCGTCTCGTCAAAATAATATAGTAGATGTCGACTGGCTTCAATGGGGATATCAGTTCTCTCTACGTCTTATAGAGATAGCGATAATTACTTTAATATCGTGGGTAACTGGGCTTAAAACCAGTGCCGGGCATGATACATTAAATGCTGTAAATGTGGATGTTCGAATGGTTGGTTCCGGAGTGGGACCTATGGGTGCGTATAGCCCGGAAAATGGCGGCTCAACTAACAATGCCATcagagaaaaaaatgttggaaACGGCACCGGCACTCACAACTCAAATATGACAAATTTTTTTCTGCCGTGCACGTCAAGCTCTAGTCAGGAGCAATTTGAAGGCGACTATCCAGCTATTTGCAATGCTAATACCAATCTTCATACATACACAATGCGCACAGGTAAACTAATATATGACGACAGCTATGCCCTGAATTCTATAGGGCCCACACCCACTGGATCTTCAAACAGTCGCCCCTGCGAATATCAACTGCAGGAGCCTATGTATCAGAGGCCTTATGATACGGGTTCAATTGGAAGTGCTGTAAATAGTCAGAACGGGACAGATTATGGAAATAAAGCTACTCAGAACTACAAGCAACAACATCAAATGCACTTTCACGAGCAGCCCACGTATATGAGTACAGACTACATGACGGATGCTGCATCAGACCATTACGAAAATCCGAATTTTAATTTGCGAACCGCTAACAGTACAAAAGCTGAACAAATGCAAAAAgaaatgtatgataataatgGAGTTGGTTCTACCTTAGGATCCGGATCTACACAGCACCAAGTGgtacttttgaaaaatgacAATTGCTATTCTGAACCACATGAGCAGGAAAACAAGAGGTATGAATTTAACATCTTTGAGCGTCCTGTGTTTAAAGACAAATCAGGTCACAACATACAGTCCAACAGTGACTGCTTTGAAGACCGTCAAAAGATAACGAATGGTCGAGTATGTGAAAGGAAATTTGCTGGTAATGGGACGCTGGAACGTAATTTTTACGAAAACAAGCATCCCGAGCGCCGCAGTTCTAACTCCAAAAATTCCTGCTCCTCATCAAATGGAGGAGGGCGATATGCAAGCTATAGTTCGTATGAGCGCGGATTTTTCAACGGCGTTTGTAAGAGTGGAACTTTAGGCAGTATTGCTGGTGGTGGAATAACATTGAGCGGAGCTGTTCCAGGTCGTAGTCTAGAAGTACCAAGTCCTCCTACTGGATCTCAACGAATAATAGCCAATGGAGCACAGACGTTAGGGATATCAGATAGAGACAGAGCCCAATATTATCAGAGAGTAAGTGGACGTACTTCCAATTTAAGATCATTGCAGGATGGTACTGGAACTGACAGTTTTACAAGTGTACCCGTAAGGCAGCATCAACTAAAACCGTTATCGTATGAGCATAATTCGGAAGATGAAGAAGAAGAGGAGGAAGACGATATAATATCAGGAAGCAATGTAGAGTGTACCAACTTGATAAACAACGATAATGGTTCTGTCATTGCCGATGACAGCGCTCCATCTTCTATTTCCATTATTGGCAAAACGTCATTATATaccagcacagcagcaactaAAAATTTGTCGAATGACCCGCTTTTACATGCAAATGTAAACGCACAACTGAATATTCAAAATACTGGAAAGCTTCGTTCTGAGTTGTGCACTGCCTCATCAGCTTCGGTTGCTTCTGCATCTTCGAACTCATGCACAACGTCCAGTGCTTCTGATAGTATGCTAGTAGCAGATCAAGGTTTTCTTCGATTTCGGTCCATAGAGGATCAAAATAGTGCACAAAATGGAAACAATTTAGATGGCGAAAGGGCTGCTATATCTTCCCTTCGTCTTAAAAGTTGCAGTGCGACTGTAAGTGGCATTGATTGCTAA
- the LOC108024912 gene encoding uncharacterized protein LOC108024912 isoform X3: MPKTSQNFRIKVKKRYYSERGYKYEYKREIKINPRGQCIKNKTPKKNTYAVFYNHFFEPATLHTTYTDSFECKTNAKVMPRLMGSIFDSLLPQKMLSRLRHHVHFLFILLIAINQMSLSQSISLEELSSKDNITNLQEKSNRNDNFSNSTGSNMISGTSPIVQKDYLEKLNNFERSVAAVLIKVAYGTTSTTKRSIPETSYSLGPTTVATPFLTTQRYPSVHKQNGVSGRQKNYEIDLERDHALPTSAPNADILKSNNNPTYPNPNRHHSHDRDRHRNTVQYSTPIPSIPNLLKKSNGGQLPTIPMYPGDIPSYSPPSRAFFTPPLPPEYQNPFADKPTLRGTNNEGLIAINRRPIPPPSLMPSQDRIPIRPPDLGGNSNDAIVNPLADLSYANSGFDEKHSLDSSGAVPDVSTTDRKKALNTPARASGEDVLNEKANRVKGHGSLEPDANDPSKRQEVLPNIRRILGSNGKNSDIPAVLLKQVTQRPQINMRQPPSSPVVLIEKPLTNEEKTDADGSSMVSPNINQSKYHPGQLDYYDNSNQTIGTTPSAAAAIGEVSATSFSYATTNADQPGHTGKDTDAVKSLVPSLGDRDAVAASAAAASAHSTWTWAWNIHIYLSVVLFTILSQISKLYTWLSEFILCHTHYDCHSSSVCTTGRPSNIRCHMYFIVSSK; encoded by the exons ATGCCTAAAACAAGCCAGAACTTTCGAATCAAGGTTAAAAAGCGATATTATTCAGAAAGAG GTTAcaaatatgaatataaaagggaaattaaaataaacccAAGGGGACAAtgcattaaaaacaaaacccccaaaaaaaaCACCTATGCAGTATTTTATAACCACTTTTTCGAACCAGCTACTTTACATACAACATACACTGAcagttttgaatgtaaaaccaACGCTAAGGTTATGCCCAGACTTATGGGATCCATATTCGACTCACTCTTGCCTCAAAAAATGCTTTCACGTCTACGCCATCATGtccactttttatttatattattgatTGCAATTAATCAAATGTCTTTGTCGCAGTCTATATCATTAGAAGAATTAAGTTCTAAGGACAATATAACAAATTTGCAAGAAAAGTCCAATAGAAATGataactttagtaacagcACTGGAAGTAACATGATTTCTGGAACGTCACCTATAGTTCAAAAGGATTATTTGGAAAAGTTAAATAACTTCGAGCGTAGTGTTGCAgctgtattaataaaagtcGCTTATGGGACAACATCTACAACAAAGCGAAGCATACCGGAAACTAGTTATTCCTTAGGTCCAACTACTGTTGCCACACCATTTCTGACGACACAAAG atATCCCTCCGTACATAAACAAAATGGAGTCAGTGGTCgtcaaaaaaattatgaaatagaCTTAGAGAGAGATCATGCATTGCCAACATCTGCCCCCAATGCTGATATactaaaaagtaataataatccGACTTACCCAAATCCAAACCGGCATCATTCGCATGATAGAGACCGCCACAGGAATACCGTTCAGTATTCCACTCCGATACCATCTA TCCCcaaccttttaaaaaaatcaaatggaGGACAACTACCAACAATACCAATGTACCCTGGTGATATTCCATCTTATTCTCCGCCGTCTCGAGCATTCTTTACACCGCCACTTCCGCCGGAGTATCAAAACCCTTTTGCTGACAAGCCTACCTTGCGTGGAACCAATAATGAGGGTCTAATTGCAATTAATAGGCGTCCGATCCCACCCCCTAGTTTGATGCCTAGTCAAGATCGGATCCCAATTCGACCACCAGATCTGGGTGGCAATAGTAACGATGCTATTGTCAATCCATTAGCGGATTTAAGTTACGCTAATTCTGGTTTTGATGAAAAGCACTCTCTTGATTCTAGTGGAGCTGTGCCTGATGTGTCCACAACAGATCGTAAAAAAGCTCTCAATACACCGGCACGTGCCAGCGGCGAAGACGTATTAAACGAAAAGGCAAACAGGGTAAAGGGACACGGCTCTCTTGAACCAGATGCCAATGATCCTAGTAAGAGACAAGAAGTTTTACCCAATATAAGACGTATTCTGGGATCAAATGGAAAGAACAGTGATATACCAGCTGTGTTGTTAAAGCAAGTTACTCAGCGACCCCAAATAAACATGCGCCAACCGCCGTCTTCGCCAGTTGTACTGATTGAAAAGCCTTTAACGAACGAGGAAAAAACAGATGCTGATGGATCCTCCATGGTTAGTCCTAATATTAATCAGAGCAAGTACCACCCTGGTCAGTTGGACTACTACGACAATTCTAATCAGACTATAGGAACCACACCATCAGCAGCTGCTGCTATTGGGGAAGTATCGGCCACCTCATTTTCTTACGCTACTACAAACGCGGACCAGCCAGGACATACAGGAAAAGATACTGACGCTGTTAAGAGTTTGGTTCCGAGCCTAGGCGATCGCGATGCTGTCGCTGcctcagctgctgctgcttcagcACACAGTACATGGACCTGGGCCTGGAATATTCACATCTATCTGTCAGTTGTTCTGTTTACCATTTTATCG CAAATCTCAAAACTATATACATGGCTATCAGAATTTATCCTATGCCATACACATTACGATTGCCACAGCTCTTCTGTTTGTACTACTGGCCGCCCTTCAAATATTCGGTGCCATATGTATTTCATCGTCTCGTCAAAATAA
- the LOC108024915 gene encoding adapter molecule Crk isoform X2 translates to MRHWKFHSFCFFILRQIVASLSIATMDPFDVSDRNSWYFGPMSRQEATEVLMNERERGVFLVRDSNSIAGDYVLCDHFVYRIGDQSFDNLPKLLTFYTLHYLDTTPLRRPALKKEEKVIGKFDFHGSDQDDLPFQRGEILTVIRKDEDQWWTARNSSGKIGQIPVPYICRHDDDEDPLKNVDLNFRGSTLKRTDLNRKLPAYARVKQSRVPNAYDKTALKLEIGDIIKVTKTNINGQWEGELNGRNGHFPFTHVEFVDDCDLGNNSTEIR, encoded by the exons ATGCGACATTGGAAGTTTCATAGTTTCTGTTTCTTTATTCTGAGGCAAATTGTTGCGAGCCTTAGTATAGCCACGATGGATCCGTTCGATGTTTCAGATAGGAACAG CTGGTACTTTGGTCCCATGTCCCGACAAGAAGCCACTGAAGTATTAATGAATGAGCGTGAACGAGGGGTATTTTTGGTTCGCGACAGTAACTCAATAGCAGGGGATTACGTCCTTTGC GATCACTTCGTTTACCGCATAGGGGATCAATCTTTTGATAATCTACCGAAACTATTAACATTTTACACACTTCATTACTTGGATACAACCCCTCTAAGAAGACCTGCTCtcaaaaaagaggaaaaagtTATAGGAAAGTTCGATTTTCATGGCAGC gACCAAGATGATCTGCCGTTTCaaagaggtgaaattcttacTGTAATTCGAAAAGACGAAGATCAATGGTGGACTGCCCGAAATTCGTCTGGGAAAATTGGGCAAATACCGGTTCCTTATATATGTCGG catgatgatgatgaagatCCCCTTAAAAATGTTGACTTAAATTTTCGTGGAAGCACACTAAAGAGGACGGATTTAAAC CGAAAACTGCCTGCATACGCCCGCGTAAAACAGTCAAGAGTTCCAAACGCCTATGATAAGACTGCATTGAAATTGGAAATTGGTGATATAATTAAAGTCactaaaacaaatattaatggACAATGGGAGGGGGAATTAAATGGAAGAAATGGTCACTTCCCATTCACGCACGTTGAATTTGTCGATGATTGTGATTTAGGCAATAACTCCACAGAAATACGGTAA
- the LOC108024915 gene encoding adapter molecule Crk isoform X1 encodes MRHWKFHSFCFFILRQIVASLSIATMDPFDVSDRNSWYFGPMSRQEATEVLMNERERGVFLVRDSNSIAGDYVLCVREDTKVSNYIINKVQQQDHFVYRIGDQSFDNLPKLLTFYTLHYLDTTPLRRPALKKEEKVIGKFDFHGSDQDDLPFQRGEILTVIRKDEDQWWTARNSSGKIGQIPVPYICRHDDDEDPLKNVDLNFRGSTLKRTDLNRKLPAYARVKQSRVPNAYDKTALKLEIGDIIKVTKTNINGQWEGELNGRNGHFPFTHVEFVDDCDLGNNSTEIR; translated from the exons ATGCGACATTGGAAGTTTCATAGTTTCTGTTTCTTTATTCTGAGGCAAATTGTTGCGAGCCTTAGTATAGCCACGATGGATCCGTTCGATGTTTCAGATAGGAACAG CTGGTACTTTGGTCCCATGTCCCGACAAGAAGCCACTGAAGTATTAATGAATGAGCGTGAACGAGGGGTATTTTTGGTTCGCGACAGTAACTCAATAGCAGGGGATTACGTCCTTTGCGTAAG AGAAGATACAAAAGTTAGCAACTACATCATTAACAAAGTTCAACAACAGGATCACTTCGTTTACCGCATAGGGGATCAATCTTTTGATAATCTACCGAAACTATTAACATTTTACACACTTCATTACTTGGATACAACCCCTCTAAGAAGACCTGCTCtcaaaaaagaggaaaaagtTATAGGAAAGTTCGATTTTCATGGCAGC gACCAAGATGATCTGCCGTTTCaaagaggtgaaattcttacTGTAATTCGAAAAGACGAAGATCAATGGTGGACTGCCCGAAATTCGTCTGGGAAAATTGGGCAAATACCGGTTCCTTATATATGTCGG catgatgatgatgaagatCCCCTTAAAAATGTTGACTTAAATTTTCGTGGAAGCACACTAAAGAGGACGGATTTAAAC CGAAAACTGCCTGCATACGCCCGCGTAAAACAGTCAAGAGTTCCAAACGCCTATGATAAGACTGCATTGAAATTGGAAATTGGTGATATAATTAAAGTCactaaaacaaatattaatggACAATGGGAGGGGGAATTAAATGGAAGAAATGGTCACTTCCCATTCACGCACGTTGAATTTGTCGATGATTGTGATTTAGGCAATAACTCCACAGAAATACGGTAA